In a genomic window of Phaeodactylum tricornutum CCAP 1055/1 chromosome 6, whole genome shotgun sequence:
- a CDS encoding predicted protein has protein sequence GANLFIFHIPNHFSNADMYQLFAPFGNLLSVRIMVEKDTGRSRGFGFVSYDSPASAALAIKELNGFA, from the coding sequence GGTGCGAATCTTTTCATCTTTCACATCCCCAATCATTTCTCCAACGCTGATATGTATCAGTTATTCGCCCCGTTTGGAAATTTGCTCAGTGTCCGGATCATGGTGGAAAAGGATACGGGTCGAAGCCGGggttttggatttgtgtcCTACGATTCGCCTGCGTCGGCCGCTTTGGCCATTAAAGAATTAAATGGGTTTGCT
- a CDS encoding predicted protein, with amino-acid sequence MSSDKPADYGALADTEASEADESFDVSNTYYLKDTSTNLTFKQRLRKLTLVASPLLVAGLIMFLFALFLRGALNSGPSAEHAGGTTVHSTSFSDTTDSSRSDTVPRGLPPSRSSKPTSASTSSRDAPSIGACSAHLACAALVGDCCPTKGGITLECCHA; translated from the coding sequence ATGAGTTCTGACAAGCCTGCGGATTACGGTGCCCTTGCGGACACCGAGGCTTCCGAGGCGGATGAATCGTTCGATGTGTCCAACACTTACTACCTTAAGGACACAAGTACGAATTTGACATTTAAGCAGCGGCTGCGCAAGCTAACGCTGGTCGCTTCCCCATTGTTAGTTGCTGGTCTGATCATGTTTCTTTTCGCGTTATTCTTGAGGGGGGCTTTAAATTCAGGTCCGAGTGCAGAGCACGCCGGCGGCACTACTGTGCATTCCACATCCTTCAGCGATACTACCGATTCTTCCCGATCGGATACAGTACCACGAGGCCTGCCGCCAAGCAGATCCTCAAAGCCGACTTCGGCTAGCACATCATCCCGTGATGCACCTAGTATTGGGGCCTGTTCCGCGCACCTTGCGTGTGCTGCTTTGGTGGGGGATTGCTGCCCAACCAAGGGTGGTATAACGCTCGAATGCTGCCATGCTTAA
- a CDS encoding predicted protein, with amino-acid sequence MSIITGTRFTEKLKASSGEQWNRVVTHRFTKELAAGTIDREVLKKYLVQDHRFLDDFVVLLASIVANARSLSDRIPACQFLALITAKENTYFERCFESMNCSSEERKTIPDAACTTGFCNLMRQVAQNGTLGEMLSVIVVCEWTYMSWADLVKDVTVREDFTTYEWVDLHSGPEFEGVVSEYD; translated from the exons ATGTCGATTATCACAGGGACTCGCTTTACCGAAAAACTCAAAGCCTCCTCGGGCGAGCAGTGGAACCGCGTGGTTACGCACAGATTTACAAAGGAACTTGCCGCAGGGACAATCGATCGGGAAGTGCTGAAAAAGTATCTAGTCCAAGACCATCGTTTTCTCGACGATTTCGTTGTTCTCTTGGCGTCGATCGTGGCCAACGCTCGCAGCCTAAGCGATCGCATCCCGGCCTGTCAATTTCTTGCCCTCATTAcagcaaaagaaaacacGTATTTTGAAAGATGCTTTGAAAGCATGAACTGTTCCTCAGAAGAACGGAAAACGATTCCCGACGCTGCGTGTACGACCGGATTTTGCAATCTTATGCGGCAGGTCGCCCAAAACGGCACTCTGGGCGAAATGCTGTCGGTGATCGTGGTATGCGAATGGACATATATGTCGTGGGCAGACTTGGTGAAGGATGTGACTGTTCGTGAGGACTTCACTACTTATGAGTGGGTGGACTTGCATTCCGGTCCTGAATTTGAAGGGGTTGTATC GGAATATGATTGA
- a CDS encoding predicted protein has protein sequence DEETGEPLRTQMVYVDEHSCIGCTNCAMIAQSTFFMHQEHGRARVFQQWGDDQETIQVAIETCPVDCIHYVPYDELVALEKDRRGQNI, from the coding sequence GATGAAGAAACAGGCGAACCCTTACGTACACAAATGGTATACGTTGACGAGCATTCCTGTATTGGTTGCACGAATTGTGCCATGATTGCCCAATCAACGTTCTTCATGCATCAAGAGCATGGTCGAGCTCGTGTTTTTCAACAGTGGGGTGACGATCAAGAAACGATTCAGGTTGCCATTGAGACCTGTCCTGTGGATTGCATTCATTACGTTCCATACGACGAACTAGTTGCGCTAGAGAAAGACCGCCGCGGTCAGAACATC
- a CDS encoding predicted protein, translating into MSSERAATKRPEMPSNRPRSRFANLPQTTIRKAITPYLPPPVIQAIERIDPKLEPFVEPEATLTLTVTFLLAWTVFLLLRFVTSRITGSGRAIADEDEDNVLSPKQTETTQHYEETVLLCGPPGAGKTRLFYQLCFGESNLPTVQSIKANVGITLQNEHGPSIRYMDWPGHAPLSDDALQPILKDKPRIVLVLDSTQPVASAADTLFNLLAYVHRQGRRQMQKPLIFVACHKSDISKAKNSKRVKIQIRSELERLLKVHSSDTPATPLWWPSGEPLELDELSFCDLHFTATNCEGEGSPELVAFTCTGNVPDVA; encoded by the coding sequence ATGTCGAGCGAAAGAGCCGCCACCAAACGGCCCGAAATGCCATCCAATCGACCCAGATCACGCTTTGCCAATCTACCGCAAACCACGATTCGCAAAGCGATCACCCCGTATCTTCCACCACCAGTAATACAAGCTATAGAAAGGATTGACCCGAAGCTTGAACCCTTTGTTGAACCGGAAGCGACGCTTACACTCACTGTTACCTTCTTGTTGGCCTGGACCGTCTTTCTACTCCTTCGATTTGTAACGTCTCGCATTACGGGTTCCGGTCGGGCGATtgctgacgaagacgaagataACGTGCTATCGCCAAAGCAAACAGAGACGACACAGCATTACGAAGAGACAGTTCTTCTCTGTGGACCACCCGGAGCTGGCAAAACGCGCTTGTTCTATCAACTCTGTTTTGGGGAATCGAACTTGCCGACTGTTCAGAGCATCAAAGCAAACGTTGGCATTACTTTACAAAACGAACACGGACCTTCAATCCGGTATATGGACTGGCCGGGTCATGCGCCATTGTCCGATGACGCTTTGCAGCCAATTTTGAAAGACAAGCCGCGAATCGTTCTCGTCCTGGACTCAACCCAACCCGTTGCATCTGCGGCCGACACCCTGTTCAATTTGCTCGCTTATGTGCACAGGCAAGGGCGTCGTCAAATGCAGAAACCCCTGATCTTTGTTGCCTGTCACAAGAGCGACATCTCCAAGGCAAAAAACTCCAAACGAGTAAAGATTCAAATACGGAGTGAACTGGAACGCCTGTTGAAGGTGCACTCATCCGATACTCCAGCTACACCGCTGTGGTGGCCATCAGGGGAACCCTTGGAACTGGACGAGCTGAGCTTTTGTGACCTGCACTTCACTGCGACCAACTGTGAAGGGGAAGGTTCCCCTGAGCTGGTCGCTTTCACTTGCACCGGAAACGTTCCTGATGTTGCATAA
- a CDS encoding predicted protein, which produces MSLSGSFQYVLIPADASQPIKICSADKSGGLENDLLVKNAKNFFHDLTGSRARAQKMEEAGPEERKALADQIRLQLDSSPDLTDRLKNMDDKSVLDMVYKSQAQPSCDIMALTVPCAGNNFKAVSMYSADSAKQHGLPQNGRATALMTACGHAAVDGGVYGDAFVGRALDNENTDVWARIDFLPADADPGADWCRAARGQGGGGGSGTKAASSLSNLVTQQQFAMQGNGNKVQAIDGMPGSETNSLFGLNGAPPVQETWGTWTQTDTEVELKFPVSSGTKSKYCKLNFGRLRLKVTVAGQVLLQGSVFDPIPPDECTFTLQDEGIGRELCVTLYKTEPRTWSYIVK; this is translated from the coding sequence ATGTCACTCTCCGGATCCTTCCAATACGTGCTCATCCCAGCGGACGCTTCCCAGCCTATCAAGATATGTTCGGCCGACAAGTCTGGAGGGTTGGAGAACGATCTGCTCGTCAAAAATGCAAAGAATTTCTTTCACGATCTCACAGGATCAAGGGCGAGAGCGCAAAAAATGGAAGAGGCCGGACCAGAGGAGCGGAAGGCACTGGCTGATCAAATTCGTCTACAACTTGACTCATCGCCCGATTTGACGGACCGACTGAAAAATATGGATGACAAATCTGTACTGGATATGGTATACAAGTCGCAGGCCCAGCCTTCGTGCGACATAATGGCCTTGACAGTACCATGCGCCGGTAACAATTTTAAAGCAGTCAGCATGTACTCGGCGGACAGTGCCAAACAGCACGGCCTGCCGCAGAACGGACGAGCAACGGCGTTGATGACTGCGTGCGGACACGCAGCGGTCGACGGTGGTGTATACGGCGACGCCTTTGTGGGACGTGCGTTGGACAATGAAAACACTGATGTTTGGGCCCGCATTGATTTTTTGCCCGCAGACGCGGATCCCGGCGCCGACTGGTGTCGTGCGGCACGCGGTCAGGGGGGTGGCGGAGGGTCGGGGACGAAAGCCGCGTCGTCTCTCTCGAACTTGGTGACGCAACAACAATTCGCAATGCAAGGTAACGGCAACAAAGTGCAAGCTATCGACGGTATGCCAGGGTCGGAAACTAATTCCTTGTTCGGGCTGAATGGGGCTCCACCAGTACAAGAAACATGGGGAACCTGGACGCAAACAGATACGGAAGTAGAATTGAAATTTCCTGTGTCTAGTGGAACCAAGTCGAAATATTGCAAGCTCAATTTTGGTAGATTGAGGCTCAAAGTTACCGTGGCTGGCCAGGTGTTACTGCAAGGGTCTGTTTTTGACCCGATACCGCCAGATGAATGCACTTTTACTTTACAGGATGAAGGCATTGGTCGTGAATTGTGTGTCACTTTATACAAAACGGAGCCTCGCACCTGGTCGTATATTGTAAAGTAG
- the H2A-3b gene encoding histone H2A isoform 3b (Similar to histone H2A core component of nucleosomes, containing two molecules each of H2A, H2B, H3 and H4), which produces MSGKGKGKGGRGDKKSTTASAKAGLQFPVGRIGRYLRQGKYATRMGAGAPVYLAAVLEYLCAEILELAGNAARDNKKSRIVPRHITLAVKNDEELNKLLGGVTIAAGGVLPNIHAILLPKKSGPTK; this is translated from the coding sequence ATGtctggaaaaggaaaaggaaaggGCGGCCGTGGTGATAAGAAATCCACCACTGCCTCCGCCAAGGCTGGGCTTCAATTCCCCGTCGGTCGTATCGGACGTTACCTCCGTCAGGGCAAGTACGCCACTCGTATGGGAGCTGGCGCTCCTGTCTACCTCGCGGCTGTGCTCGAGTACCTTTGCGCCGAGATTCTCGAACTTGCCGGCAACGCCGCCCGTGACAACAAGAAGAGCCGTATCGTTCCCCGTCACATCACTCTTGCCGTCAAGAATGACGAGGAGTTGAACAAGCTTCTCGGAGGTGTCACCATTGCTGCCGGTGGTGTCTTGCCCAACATTCACGCTATTCTTCTTCCCAAGAAGAGCGGACCTACCAAATAA
- the H2B-1b gene encoding histone H2B isoform 1b (Similar to histone H2B core component of nucleosomes, containing two molecules each of H2A, H2B, H3 and H4) → MAKTPSKQSAKAPKKAATGTKSKKRTETYSSYIYKVLKQVHPDTGISKKGMSIMNSFINDIFERIATEAGKLATYNKKATLSSREIQTAVRLMLPGELAKHAVSEGTKAVTKFSSS, encoded by the coding sequence ATGGCCAAGACACCCTCCAAGCAATCCGCCAAGGCGCCGAAGAAGGCCGCCACCGGCACCAAATCCAAGAAGCGTACGGAAACATACAGTTCTTACATCTACAAGGTCTTGAAGCAGGTTCACCCGGACACAGGTATCTCCAAGAAGGGCATGTCCATTATGAACTCCTTCATCAACGATATTTTTGAGCGTATTGCTACCGAAGCTGGTAAGCTCGCCACATACAACAAGAAGGCAACGCTCAGCAGTCGTGAAATCCAGACCGCCGTCCGTCTCATGCTTCCCGGTGAACTCGCCAAGCACGCCGTCTCTGAGGGAACGAAGGCGGTCACTAAGTTCTCTAGCTCTTAA
- a CDS encoding predicted protein, with protein sequence MFYRTTRSREKSKDLNRSKKMQYHLFNAILGLVAAFLIGRLPFVSTEKLHGASECDSSAVTPITVLVVGATGATGKHVVQQLLEMGHNVRVVVRSRRRMLDMVDFQPSDHFVVTEASILELGDEDLKQEVEGVDAVVSCLGHNMDFNGIFGQPRSLVSLATSKLTETMKATAKAGRPKKFILMNSDGVAHPAGTDDTRPVLERILLGVLRLLIPPVKDNEKAAKVVHEFQSNGTIEWVVIRPTDLIDGQPTEYVLYDKPVGSLFGGGVTTRATVAKCIVDLILDQVLWEKFKFQMPVLHDSKQN encoded by the coding sequence ATGTTCTATCGCACGACGCGATCACGGGAAAAGAGCAAAGATTTGAACAGATCAAAGAAGATGCAGTACCACTTATTTAATGCCATCCTTGGCCTGGTTGCTGCCTTTTTAATAGGTCGCCTGCCCTTTGTCTCAACGGAGAAATTGCACGGAGCGAGTGAATGCGATTCTTCTGCGGTCACTCCGATTACCGTTCTTGTGGTCGGGGCAACTGGCGCTACAGGCAAGCATGTTGTTCAGCAACTGTTGGAGATGGGGCACAATGTCAGGGTTGTTGTCCGATCCCGACGACGCATGCTTGATATGGTCGATTTTCAACCAAGCGATCATTTTGTCGTCACGGAAGCCTCAATTCTTGAACTTGGCGACGAAGATCTAAAGCAAGAAGTAGAAGGCGTCGATGCTGTTGTAAGCTGCCTAGGTCATAACATGGACTTCAATGGCATTTTTGGACAGCCACGCAGCCTGGTGTCTTTAGCTACGTCGAAATTGACGGAAACCATGAAAGCCACCGCGAAAGCTGGTCGGCCAAAAAAGTTCATTCTAATGAATTCTGACGGTGTCGCGCATCCCGCTGGCACCGATGACACGCGGCCAGTTCTGGAGCGTATACTTTTGGGAGTACTTCGACTCCTCATTCCACCTGTGAAAGACAACGAAAAGGCGGCCAAAGTCGTTCATGAATTCCAAAGCAATGGTACGATTGAGTGGGTTGTCATTCGTCCAACAGACCTAATTGATGGTCAACCTACAGAGTACGTTCTTTACGACAAGCCGGTTGGGTCGCTATTTGGTGGAGGGGTAACTACGCGAGCAACCGTGGCCAAGTGTATTGTGGACCTGATTCTGGATCAAGTACTATGGGAGAAGTTCAAATTTCAAATGCCTGTGTTGCATGACTCCAAGCAGAACTAG
- a CDS encoding predicted protein, with amino-acid sequence MSSKQKCGRGIMMILSPAKTLDLSPYVGNVQKLTHADCDLDRTAEVAKSLKKRKDLKQLLGVSENIANTALKYWEAFTIEDSKRNSESKPCIYAFSGAAYQALRIQDCSQEAVDYLQRNLRIIDPVYGILRPLDQIQPYRLEMATKNVLPNVAKLADFWKESVTRRLSGEIGLRATPILLNLASDEYSAAVAPDELPENIHYVKVIFREDGRVISVHAKRARGLMVQFLAENNIQTMEGVKSFDQEGYGFVVAYSDDTTLVFER; translated from the coding sequence ATGTCTTCTAAGCAAAAGTGTGGCCGTGGCATAATGATGATTCTATCGCCGGCGAAAACGCTCGACTTATCTCCTTATGTTGGTAATGTTCAAAAGCTCACCCACGCAGACTGTGACCTGGATCGCACGGCGGAAGTCGCTAAGtctttgaagaaaagaaaagatCTAAAGCAACTACTTGGCGTCTCGGAGAATATTGCAAATACAGCATTAAAGTACTGGGAAGCGTTTACGATAGAAGATAGCAAACGTAATTCTGAGTCCAAGCCATGCATTTATGCATTCTCCGGAGCGGCTTATCAAGCTTTGCGGATTCAAGACTGCAGTCAAGAAGCCGTCGATTATTTGCAACGAAATTTGCGAATAATTGATCCCGTCTACGGTATCCTTCGGCCGCTAGATCAAATCCAGCCTTATCGTTTAGAAATGGCTACCAAAAATGTATTGCCAAATGTGGCCAAACTTGCTGACTTCTGGAAGGAATCAGTGACGAGGCGCCTGAGCGGAGAGATTGGGCTCCGCGCAACTCCAATTTTGCTGAACTTGGCAAGTGATGAATATTCCGCAGCCGTCGCTCCGGACGAGCTGCCTGAAAATATTCATTACGTCAAAGTCATATTTAGAGAGGACGGTCGGGTAATTTCTGTTCATGCCAAGCGTGCTAGAGGTCTTATGGTGCAATTTCTTGCAGAAAACAATATTCAAACAATGGAGGGCGTTAAATCATTTGACCAAGAAGGCTATgggtttgttgttgcatatTCAGATGACACAACACTTGTTTTTGAGCGA
- a CDS encoding predicted protein — MRYSSFLLVVAFHVTCTGAFVTPANAAKSTALPMGLFDDWRAGGSGKDSLDEEWEKQQEILAERRKPKAERDKYFEKVEQRRQQASAKQKDMWAWQTKSYSKGEDPIDEWKKRRADGTISDLENQYGDPKKIGGIPIPGASFGVGGEFGVGGKFDNGGRFDLRLPYADQGYVDDDADVMGKISAFFGGGTKKKVATVKPPEEPKTKKELAIEGAGLL; from the exons ATGAGGTACAGCAGCTTTCTACTCGTAGTCGCATTTCATGTAACTTGTACGGGCGCGTTCGTTACACCGGCCAACGCAGCAAAATCTACAGCTCTTCCAATGGGTCTCTTCGACGACTGGAGGGCGGGAGGGTCCGGGAAGGATAGCTTGGACGAAGAGTGGGAAAAGCAGCAAGAAATATTGGCGGAACGTCGCAAACCCAAAGCCGAACGCGATAAGTACTTTGAAAAGGTTGAGCAGCGGCGTCAGCAGGCATCTGCAAAGCAGAAGGACATGTGGGCATGGCAGACGAAGAGTTATAGCAAAGGTGAAGATCCAATTGACGAGTGGAAGAAACGACGTGCAGATGGGACCATTTCAGATCTAGAAAACCAGTATGGTGATCCCAAGAAAATAGGGGGGATTCCCATTCCTGGTGCATCTTTCGGAGTAGGCGGAGAATTTGGCGTGGG GGGAAAGTTTGACAATGGAGGTCGCTTTGACTTGCGTCTTCCGTACGCTGATCAAGGTTACGTGGACGATGATGCTGATGTAATGGGAAAGATTAGCGCATTTTTCGGCGGTGGCACGAAAAAGAAGGTTGCAACGGTGAAGCCTCCAGAGGAgccgaaaacgaaaaaag AACTAGCTATTGAAGGAGCTGGTCTTTTGTGA
- a CDS encoding predicted protein has translation MLSSRIFLAALFLLFFFSGTSAWSTNQKVFRSSTPQRRKKDPTTPTASKPAHITAQNMLKNPGTPRVNEAPRKSRTKLSNSVLASCDTLPSFPTAHGLLSPETVMRMEELTDDGNRSPAVLSFLKTYRKEGPLSCLPMLSDPDVLPHLTEAMRDIVS, from the coding sequence ATGCTTTCATCGAGGATATTCCTCGCGGCACTTTTCCTTCTATTCTTTTTCTCGGGGACGTCCGCCTGGTCTACGAATCAGAAGGTATTTCGATCTTCGACACCTCagagacggaagaaagaCCCAACTACTCCAACAGCATCGAAGCCCGCTCACATTACCGCGCAAAACATGTTGAAGAATCCAGGTACTCCGCGTGTAAACGAAGCTCCCAGAAAAAGCCGAACCAAGCTTTCCAATTCTGTTCTTGCCAGTTGCGATACGCTTCCTTCCTTCCCAACGGCCCACGGGCTTTTATCTCCTGAGACGGTCATGCGAATGGAGGAGCTCACAGACGACGGAAATCGAAGTCCCGCAGTGTTATCCTTTTTGAAGACGTATCGGAAAGAAGGTCCTCTTTCTTGTCTACCAATGCTCAGTGACCCCGATGTACTTCCGCATCTGACCGAGGCTATGCGTGACATTGTCTCATAG
- a CDS encoding predicted protein yields the protein MANTDFTPLHHKPLSASAEASPLLSRYDKEPEEDALSPEAGDAESTVQDQTSTGVSPEEQVLKVMDRLEDDWDKATYEEVVPLEIRLALEERVFGWTHLTSDILGHLGFTLGAFLMVYVFLWYPTERLGLSWVRWTGSLFAGVSSFRMVRRRRQVYFRAAYGSRAYRDDEDRRQKEVAEADKASWLGRMREKRNRKNVKKALLRAESNFTKHYHSKREVERTLTDLSVSKENPMLKRRRPSFQTIPVPDMQSVQHDQILFDNGPIHNVMYTHGGFFGAAPFLLTNSHWISILRHLMPDVYVEISRRIRVPPQRLIHWAENNPVVAAYGSAHELELNGVFPSIEWDVFLNPALVLRVERILQKRADFLHCILPDSTHLKPLQTISAAKIVSYSDRNILRYYDRQLQLGVHELVDKMLIAHGKLGHLLLEQTGIAKYYTYSRVRRTRRTLGGGIYARQWMAVFAESLKLGFLDESPAGSPKSETEKTSLFAMARSSCPDTSISESVDTVKSIAKSESPIGLVLDVKSRHVPKNIWGCVVDTLRASGVRVEGVGSFVIEDIRDISKYTINPVKEILFFHSAGDMQHACHDGSVRNGDIVFFNAGSLLWQPLQENEASTGKACRQIFGSFDPLSAKAAYRLLPFALPSKAMNKNMGGAASSESSIENYKNRFNLSIGLYVQEFAIDEKAVDILVRLVNETPRVYNLGLCWGGINGITIRGIQPGRFTATDGFWYEQIVVSSLLLHPTLAHHFLVLQEPKTSWCSMELQP from the coding sequence ATGGCTAATACAGATTTTACGCCGCTACACCATAAGCCACTCAGTGCGTCTGCTGAGGCGTCTCCTTTATTATCGAGGTACGACAAGGAGCCAGAAGAAGATGCCTTGTCTCCAGAGGCCGGGGACGCCGAGTCGACCGTTCAAGACCAAACGTCAACAGGGGTTTCCCCTGAAGAACAGGTTCTGAAAGTTATGGATCGCTTAGAGGACGATTGGGACAAGGCTACTTACGAAGAAGTCGTTCCGCTCGAGATTAGGCTAGCCCTTGAGGAAAGAGTATTTGGTTGGACTCATTTGACTTCCGATATTTTAGGGCATCTGGGCTTCACACTCGGTGCATTCTTGATGGTGTACGTGTTCTTATGGTATCCTACTGAAAGGCTAGGTCTAAGTTGGGTTCGGTGGACGGGGTCCTTATTTGCGGGCGTCTCTTCTTTTCGAATGGTCCGTCGAAGAAGGCAAGTTTACTTCCGGGCCGCCTATGGCTCCAGAGCCTACCGTGATGACGAAGATCGTCGTCAAAAAGAAGTTGCCGAAGCAGACAAGGCGAGTTGGCTAGGGCGGATGCGCGAAAAGAGGAATCGGAAGAATGTCAAAAAGGCACTGCTTCGGGCAGAATCCAATTTTACAAAGCATTACCATTCTAAGCGGGAGGTGGAACGTACGTTGACGGATCTATCCGTGTCGAAGGAAAATCCGATGCTAAAGCGACGTCGGCCATCCTTCCAAACTATTCCGGTTCCCGATATGCAATCGGTTCAGCATGATCAAATCCTTTTTGATAATGGGCCTATTCATAATGTTATGTATACACACGGAGGATTCTTTGGAGCGGCACCGTTCCTCCTAACGAATTCGCATTGGATCTCAATTCTTAGACACCTAATGCCAGATGTGTACGTCGAAATTTCGCGACGGATAAGGGTTCCTCCACAACGCTTGATACATTGGGCTGAGAACAATCCTGTTGTAGCAGCGTATGGTAGCGCACATGAGCTCGAACTTAACGGAGTCTTCCCCAGCATTGAATGGGATGTTTTCCTGAATCCCGCTTTGGTCCTCCGTGTTGAAAGAATCTTGCAAAAACGAGCAGACTTTTTGCACTGCATTCTACCAGATTCAACGCATCTCAAACCACTTCAAACTATTTCGGCAGCAAAGATCGTGTCCTATTCTGATCGTAATATTTTGCGGTACTACGACAGACAACTTCAGCTGGGAGTTCACGAATTGGTAGACAAGATGCTGATCGCACATGGTAAACTTggacatcttttgttggAGCAGACAGGAATAGCAAAGTATTACACGTATTCTCGTGTCCGACGGACGCGGCGAACCTTGGGTGGGGGTATCTATGCCCGTCAATGGATGGCGGTGTTCGCTGAAAGTCTTAAGCTTGGTTTTCTCGACGAGAGTCCAGCTGGAAGCCCTAAGAGTGAAACTGAAAAAACTTCACTCTTTGCTATGGCAAGATCATCATGTCCTGATACTTCAATTTCTGAATCAGTTGATACAGTCAAATCCATagcaaaaagcgaaagcCCAATTGGACTTGTTCTAGACGTCAAATCTCGGCATGTTCCTAAAAATATTTGGGGATGTGTGGTAGATACATTGCGTGCATCAGGCGTACGTGTGGAAGGGGTGGGATCGTTTGTTATAGAAGACATCAGAGATATCAGCAAATACACCATTAACCCTGTCAAGGAGATTTTATTCTTTCATTCTGCCGGTGACATGCAGCACGCTTGTCACGATGGGAGCGTCAGAAATGGGGACATTGTATTCTTTAACGCGGGTAGCCTCTTGTGGCAACCGCTACAAGAGAATGAGGCAAGTACAGGAAAAGCTTGTCGACAGATCTTCGGATCGTTCGATCCTCTCAGCGCCAAGGCAGCTTATCGGCTGTTACCTTTTGCACTGCCCTCAAAAGCAATGAACAAAAACATGGGTGGAGCCGCATCTTCCGAGAGTTCAATTGAGAACTATAAGAATCGTTTCAATCTATCGATTGGCCTGTATGTACAAGAGTTTGCCATCGACGAGAAAGCAGTTGATATTCTGGTTCGTCTAGTAAATGAAACCCCGCGGGTGTACAACTTGGGTCTTTGCTGGGGCGGCATAAATGGAATTACCATTCGAGGTATTCAACCTGGTCGATTTACTGCAACTGACGGGTTCTGGTACGAACAAATTGTAGTATCTTCGCTGCTATTGCATCCTACTCTGGCTCACCATTTTCTCGTTCTTCAGGAACCAAAGACATCTTGGTGCTCTATGGAACTACAACCTTAA
- a CDS encoding predicted protein, which produces MLSRSYAQGLVFIVLVALIWAASSVLVQYLYTEQSFESPFLLTYIGVSLFTLWLPTRLLTEWVEHRFRKVANDVSPEEDADVVYTDHRFSPWTHGDHLKAAAKIAPVWFVANWSYNASLAYTSITSSTVLAATGSIFTFIFALLLKDEQFAWMKLAGVLLGVSGSCLTALHDSSSKSSSDSDAVRNLELFGDFLGLISAVGYGAYAVQTRVLCPRDEALYSMQLLLGYIGLIDLIVLSPIAIYQSITSVQIPLFVFLFGLLDNVISDYMWLRAVILTNATVATVGLGLTIPLAFASDIILGKSDVLSTGSVLGALIVLLGFVFVNIGATSI; this is translated from the exons ATGTTGAGTCGGAGCTATGCCCAGGGTCTTGTCTTCATCGTGCTCGTGGCACTAATCTGGGCTGCGTCGTCGGTGTTAGTGCAGTATCTTTACACTGAGCAGTCATTCGAATCCCCCTTTTTGTTGACATACATTGGTGTTTCCCTATTTACTTTGTGGCTACCGACGCGGTTGCTGACCGAGTGGGTCGAACACCGTTTTCGAAAAGTTGCGAATGACGTGTCGCCTGAG GAAGATGCTGATGTTGTATACACCGATCACCGATTTTCACCTTGGACGCACGGAGACCATTtgaaagcagcagcaaagaTCGCACCTGTGTGGTTTGTTGCCAACTGGTCCTACAATGCTTCGTTGGCATATACGTCCATCACCTCCTCAACGGTGCTGGCAGCTACGGGTAGCATTTTTACCTTTATATTTGCCCTGCTGTTAAAGGATGAACAATTTGCTTGGATGAAACTGGCTGGAGTTTTGCTGGGGGTATCAGGAAGCTGTTTGACAGCCCTCCACGATTCATCATCTAAAAGTAGCAGCGATAGTGATGCGGTTAGGAACTTGGAGCTTTTCGGCGATTTTCTTGGGCTCATCTCCGCTGTTGGCTACGGAGCGTATGCCGTACAGACTCGAGTATTATGTCCGCGAGATGAGGCTTTGTACAGTATGCAGCTACTTTTGGGCTACATCGGACTGATCGATTTGATTGTTCTGTCCCCTATCGCCATTTATCAAAGCATTACAAGCGTGCAAATACCATTGTTTGTGTTTCTATTT GGGCTCTTGGACAACGTTATATCGGACTACATGTGGTTAAGAGCAGTGATACTGACTAACGCTACAGTCGCCACGGTTGGCTTGGGTTTGACGATTCCCCTGGCTTTTGCGAGCGACATCATTCTAGGAAAGTCGGATGTTTTGTCCACCGGTTCGGTTCTTGGCGCTTTGATTGTTTTGCTAGgattcgttttcgtcaacaTTGGGGCAACATCGATT